The genomic DNA CAGCAGCCCGGTCAGCTTCCGGAACTCCTGCTGAGTGTCGCGATCGGCATACGACGACAGCGCTGCGGCTTCATCGATGATGATCAGGATCAGCGGCTGATCCGGGGTCGGGACGTGCTTGCGAATCCCGTTGGCGCGCATGAACGCCAACCGTTCCCGCAACACCTCGACGGCCTCGGCCAGCATCGCCACGATCGTTTCCGCGTCGGTGGCGAACCGGACGAACAACCGGTTCTCCCCGCGCCCGAACTCCACCCCGCCCTTCGGGTCGGCCATCCACACATCCACCAGGCCGTCCCGGATCGCCGGACCGAGCCCGCCCAGGATCGACCACACCACCGAGCCCTTCCCCGAACCGGTCGCACCGGCAAGCAGGATGTGGCCGTGCAGGACCCGCAGCCGCCACAGATCATGGGATTCGGTGACCCCGACCGGCACCGCCTCGAGATCGACCAGGTGACCGCCACCGAACGGAGACGGCGCCGGGACGGCCAACGTGTCGACGGTCCGTACATGCAGCCGCACCCAGCTCGGCTCGGGCGAGGACGCGGTGACCTCGGGGACAGAGAAGTAGGTGGCGAACTGGGCAAGGGTCTCGTCGTTGGACCAGTCCTTGAACGACTGGCCGCCCAGCATCATCACCTCCACGTCCAAGCCGTGATCGGTGAAGTCGTAACGCTCCACGTAAGGGAACCCGCCTTCGAGCGAGCCGAGACCCAGCGCGGCGAACATCAGATTCGTCTGTGCCGGGTCGGCCAGGATGTAAACCGCGGTACGCAACCCGGCCGGGGCCGCATCGGCGAGAGATTCGGCGGTCACCGTACGGGGGCGATCGTCCCCGGCCCACCGCATCCAGGCCATACCACCGGTAGCCAGGACCGCGGACCCGGCGGTGAACAGGCTCACCAGGTTCGACATCAGGCCACCGCCTTGACCAGATCGACCCGGTAGCCGGTCGCCTCGACGTGACCGGCGTCGGCTGCGTCACGGAGGCCGGCGTCGAGCAGATCCCGCAACAACCGTGCCTGCTCCAACGTCAGTTGCAGCGACAGCGGACCCAGGTCCGCGAACAGTCGATCCCTGAACAACGACACCGCCAGCGTGGTGTCCATCGTGAACACCCGCGCCGACAATCCCGGCTCACGCATCATCGCGCTATGGATCGAGTTGCGAACTTCGGACTCAGACATGACTAACCCCCAACAGGAAGAGCGATCGGCAACATGTCCTGCACCGGTCGCGGACGAACAGGCTTGACCGGCGCCACACGCACCGGATGGGAAATGCCAGCGGCCACCGGCGCAGCCACCGGAATCGGCTCGGTCACCGGCTCCGGATCAGGCACGGGCACCACTTCCGGCGATGCCACCTCGGGCACGGACTCAGCCACGGTGGCCAGCACCTCGGGCGCTGATTCCACCGACTCGGCGACCGGAACAGGTTCGGGCACGGGCTCGGCGACCGGGGAGCGGTGAGCGACCCGGAACAGCACCGCCAAGCCGTGCGTATCAGCGAGCAGCGATATCGGGGCGATGGCTGCCACGATGGCCGATGCCCACGCCGGTAGCGGTTGACCGTTGGCGACCGCGTGGAGGCTGTTGCCCGCAACCGAGACCGCCGACCCGATCACCAGGACCGAGAGGAAGAAGCGGCGTTCCCGGCCGGGGCACACCAGCACCCCGAACGTGGCCAGCAGGATCGTGCCGTCCACGATCAGCGGGAACAACCACGCGTCTCGGGCCGGGATGTGGGCGAGGACCGCGAGGTCCTTGAGGGTGGAGTACGACAGCCGGAACGCTGCCGCACCCACGCCGACGATGATGGCTGCGGCGGACCAACGCGCGTAACGCATCGCCGCCGCCTGGCCCGCCGCACCCATGATCAGGCCGCCTTGCTCGCGGCCGGGTTGCCCTTGGCGCCGGAGTTGTCGCCCTTGATACCGGTCGCCCGCACCGTCCAGCCGATCGACTTGAACTCACCGGACCCGGCGATCTTCGGCTTGACCATCAACCCCTCCAGCTCGATCGGGGTCATGCCCGGCACGATCTCCGGGGCCGCGGGGACCGGCTGCACATCGGCCACGAACGTCACATCGAAGCTCGCGTTTTTCGCGTTCGCCGCGGTCGGATCGGTGACCGTGCCCTTCCACAACCGCTTGCCCGTGCCGTTGCCCTCGAAGTCGAAGTCGAGCTTCTGCACCTTCGGCGCGTTGCGGTCCCGGCTGAACTCGGTCACCGGCTCGATGTCTCCCAGCAGGAACAGACCCTTCGGGAACGCCTCGTGGAAGTCCGGGCGGAACCATGCATCCTTCAACGCCATCTCAATCACTCCTTGAAGTAGGCCGAATCACTTGATGGCCAGTACTTTCCGGGAATTCCATCGACACCAGGACTACATAGATGGACATCTTGGGACGTCCTACGTACTCTTAAGACGTCCCTAGTGGTCACCGTGATCGGAGATGAGATGGCGAACGAGCGATTGCGCGAAGCGTTGCTGAGAAACGGGCTCGACCTCAGTCACGTTGCCGAAGTGACCGGCGTCGATCAGAAGACCGTCGAACGCTGGATTACGAAGGGACGTGTCCCGTACCCGCGCCACCGGCACGCGGTCGCCGCACTGGTGAAGGAGACCGAGCGCTACCTGTGGCCCGACGCCGTCGCACCGGAGCGGCGTGAGGCGATTGCCGAATCGGAAGTCGTCAAGGTCTACCCGCACCGGCATTCGGTGCCGAGTGACTTGTGGCTCCGCTTGCTGTCCAACGCTCATGACCGGATCGAGGTCTTGGTTTTGGCCGGCCTCTTCCTCGCGGAAGATCCGTCGTTCGCCAAGCTGATCCGCCAGAAGGCAGCAGCCGGAACCTCCATCCGGTTCCTGTTCGGAAACCCGGCCGCCGCCGAAGTCGCCAAACGCAGCAGCGAAGAGCGCCTGGCCGAGGGCACCGTCTCAGCGCGGATCAGGAACGCCCTGGCACTGGTCGAACCGTTGGCCGGCATCGACGGCGTGGAGCTGCGCTACCACGACACGACCTTGTACAACTCGGTGTTCCGGTTCGATGACGAGATGATCGTGAACATGCACGTCTACGGCCAGCCCGGCGCCTACGCCCCCGCGATGCACCTACGGCGATTGGCAGGCGGGGACCTGTTCGACACCTACCTGACCAGCTTTGAACAGGTCTGGTCACAGGCGGTGCCCAAGTCCGTGGTCGAGGGAAGCGCAGCATGAGAACCGACTACCTCAACGATCCCGCCGCACCGCCCGCGAACAGCCTCAAGGTCGCCGTCAGTGCCTTCGTTCAGGACGAGGCCGGCCGAATCCTGATGATTCACCGCACCGACAACGACCTGTTCTCGCTGCCGGGCGGTGGCATGGAGGTAGGCGAAACGGTGGCCGAAGCCGTCGTCCGCGAAGTTGCCGAAGAAACCGGCATCGACGTACGCCCCATCGAAGTGATCGGCATCTTCTCCGACCCCGGCCACGTCATCGCCTACACCGATGGTGAAGTCCGACAGGAGTTCTCGATCTGCTTCGCAGCCGAGCCGATCGGCGGGACACTGCGGACGAGCTCGGAGTCGAAAGCCGTTCAATGGGTCGCCCCCGACGATCTGGGCGATCTGCATATCCACCCATCGATGCGTCAGAGGATCGACCGCGGCCTCCAAGCGCCTGGCCGAACCTACTTCACCTGACTGCGGAGCCGGTCCTCGGTGCGTTGCACCACCGCGCGGATGATCGGTTCGGCCTCGCGAATCGACCGAGCCACAACGTGTTCGGCGCTGTAGCGGCGATAGATGTCGGCCAGCCGATCGTCCACAGTGGTAGTCACCCCGTCCGCTGTGGTCGTCATATCTGCCCACCACAGCGCATCCCTCAACGGAGTCTGCTCGTCCTCCCAGTCGATCGCCAGTTCGCGGTTACGTGCCTCGATGCAAGCGCACGAATGGTTCGCCACCAGCGCGCACAGCCGCTCAGACGCGCCGATCGACTCGAGGAAGACAGCACCATCGATCGGATGAAATCCGGTTCGCACTAGAGCGGGGGAGTAGCCGATGTCATGCAACCACCCGGCTGCTACCAGTAGCTCCGCGTCATCCACCACCGGCCCCGCTAGTGCCGCACGACCCGCTACGCCCTCCACATGCCGCAGGCGACGCGGCAGCATGGTCAGGTGCGCACGAGCAGTCTCCGCTGCCCAGCTAACGAGGTCCACAGCCATGACACAACCGTATCGACCGCATCTGACGAGTGCTTCAACTGCCGAATTCCGCCATACAGGATCAAGAGCGCGGCGGCGCGAGGCGCCGCCGCCACGCAACCGCAGCCTCCTCGGCAAGCCTCGTCGGCCGCGGCGCGTCGGCGGCACCCCGCACCACCCAGCGCCACAGACACCAATCAGCGCACAGCACCGATCGGAGAGCTGCGACAAGGCGCTGGACACCGGAGTCCGGATTGCGAACGAATCCACTGCACCGATCGGCCCGACGTCTGCCCCTATCGTCAGGCCCCTGCGATCATCAGTTCCGCTACGAATAGGCTGCCGCACGAGCTTCGCTCGCTTGCCTCCAGAGCATCGGGGCAGGGCTCGACAGGTGGTTAGCTGTTACGGGGAGCCCAATGCGGCCCGTGACCCCATGTCTCCGGCTTAGGATGCGTGCCATGGTTTCCG from Nocardia higoensis includes the following:
- a CDS encoding DUF2637 domain-containing protein produces the protein MGAAGQAAAMRYARWSAAAIIVGVGAAAFRLSYSTLKDLAVLAHIPARDAWLFPLIVDGTILLATFGVLVCPGRERRFFLSVLVIGSAVSVAGNSLHAVANGQPLPAWASAIVAAIAPISLLADTHGLAVLFRVAHRSPVAEPVPEPVPVAESVESAPEVLATVAESVPEVASPEVVPVPDPEPVTEPIPVAAPVAAGISHPVRVAPVKPVRPRPVQDMLPIALPVGG
- a CDS encoding helix-turn-helix domain-containing protein, producing MVTVIGDEMANERLREALLRNGLDLSHVAEVTGVDQKTVERWITKGRVPYPRHRHAVAALVKETERYLWPDAVAPERREAIAESEVVKVYPHRHSVPSDLWLRLLSNAHDRIEVLVLAGLFLAEDPSFAKLIRQKAAAGTSIRFLFGNPAAAEVAKRSSEERLAEGTVSARIRNALALVEPLAGIDGVELRYHDTTLYNSVFRFDDEMIVNMHVYGQPGAYAPAMHLRRLAGGDLFDTYLTSFEQVWSQAVPKSVVEGSAA
- a CDS encoding HD domain-containing protein, whose product is MAVDLVSWAAETARAHLTMLPRRLRHVEGVAGRAALAGPVVDDAELLVAAGWLHDIGYSPALVRTGFHPIDGAVFLESIGASERLCALVANHSCACIEARNRELAIDWEDEQTPLRDALWWADMTTTADGVTTTVDDRLADIYRRYSAEHVVARSIREAEPIIRAVVQRTEDRLRSQVK
- a CDS encoding NUDIX hydrolase is translated as MRTDYLNDPAAPPANSLKVAVSAFVQDEAGRILMIHRTDNDLFSLPGGGMEVGETVAEAVVREVAEETGIDVRPIEVIGIFSDPGHVIAYTDGEVRQEFSICFAAEPIGGTLRTSSESKAVQWVAPDDLGDLHIHPSMRQRIDRGLQAPGRTYFT
- a CDS encoding FtsK/SpoIIIE domain-containing protein, encoding MSNLVSLFTAGSAVLATGGMAWMRWAGDDRPRTVTAESLADAAPAGLRTAVYILADPAQTNLMFAALGLGSLEGGFPYVERYDFTDHGLDVEVMMLGGQSFKDWSNDETLAQFATYFSVPEVTASSPEPSWVRLHVRTVDTLAVPAPSPFGGGHLVDLEAVPVGVTESHDLWRLRVLHGHILLAGATGSGKGSVVWSILGGLGPAIRDGLVDVWMADPKGGVEFGRGENRLFVRFATDAETIVAMLAEAVEVLRERLAFMRANGIRKHVPTPDQPLILIIIDEAAALSSYADRDTQQEFRKLTGLLLSQGRAAGVSVIAALQDPSKETMPNRQLFPIRIGLRLDEPTQVAMVHGQGARDRGARCDRISEHTPGVGYVGEDGTTDFVRVRAFWVSDDAADAIVDAYSPAPQITGPVEDYSGFDPDDLGDDDPFGDSGVAA